The Verrucomicrobiota bacterium nucleotide sequence GCCACGAGCGGCTCACCGCGCTCGGCTTCCTCGCGATGGGTCCGAAGCTCCTCGCCGAACCGGACAAGGTGAAGCTCGAGATGGACCTCATTGACGAGCAGATCGACACGCTCGGCCGCGCCGTCACCGCCATGACGCTCGGCTGCGCCCGCTGCCACGATCACAAATTCGACCCGCTGCCGACCGACGATTACTACGCGCTCACCGCGATCTTCAAGAGCACGCGCACGATGGACGACCTCAAGACCATCGCCAAATGGCACGAGCCGCTCGTTGCGTTGCCGGCGGACTTCGCGGCGAAGGAGGCGCACGAGAAACTCATCGCCGCGCAGAAGCTCGCCGTCACCAACGCCGTCGCCGAGGCGAACAAGGCGCTCCTCGCAAGCCTCAACACGAACGCGCTGCCACCGCAGCCTGAAAGCCGATACCCGACGAACACAACGGCGGCGTTGACGAAGTTGCGCGACGAACTCGCACGGCTCGAGAAATCGGCGCCCGAACTGCCGAGCACGATGGGCGTGACCGAGGCGACCAACATTTTGAAGGCGTTTCCCGTGTTCATCCGCGGCAACCCGCTCACACCCGGGCGCGAAGTGCCGCGGCGCTTCCCGCAAGTCATGAGCGCGCGCGAGGAGAAGCTCGGCGACCAGCAGAGCGGACGGCTCGAACTCGCCCGCTGGCTCGCGAGCGCGGAGCATCCCCTCACCGCGCGGGTGATGGTCAACCGGATCTGGCGCTGGCACTTTGGCACGGGGATCGTCGCGAGCACGGACAACTTCGGCCAGCTCGGCGAGCGGCCGGTAAACCAGCCGCTGCTCGACTGGCTCGCGCACCGCTTCATCGAAAGTGGCTGGTCGGTGAAACAACTCCACCGGCTCATCCTGCTCAGCGCGACATATCAACAATCGTCGGGCGGCGCCACGTCCGCCCACGCCGACGGACGCCTTCTCTCGCTATTCCCTCCCCGCCGCCTCGAGGCCGAGGAGATTCGCGACGCGCTGCTCGCCGTCAGCGGACTGCTCGACCGCACGATGGGCGGCAAGACCATCCCGCAGAAGAACCGCGAGTTCGTCTTCAACCACACGTCGAAGGACGAGACCGGCTACCAGTCGCTGCGCCGGTCGCTTTACCTGCCGGTCATTCGCAACAACGTGTATCCCGTGTTCGACCTGTTCGATTTTCCCGACCCGGCGCAGCAGACCGGCAACCGCGCCACCACGACCGTCCCTTCACAGGCGCTCTTCTTCATGAACAGCGACCTCATGCAGCAGGCGTCCGCCAAGCTCGCATCGGGCCTGCTCGCGGACGGCTCGTTCGACGACGCCCGCCGCGTTGCGCGCCTCTACTCGCTCGCCTACGGTCGGGCGCCGTCGGGACTCGAGCTTGGCAAGTCACTCGTCTTCCTCGACCGCGCCGCCTCGCTGGTCGAAGACCGGCAGCCTGACGCCGCGCAGCGACACGCGCAGGCCTGGACCGCGCTCTGCCAAGCCGTGCTGTCGGCGAATGAGTTTGTGTATCTGAATTGAACCATGAAACCGCGCCCCGTCGCATCCCTCTCCCGCCGCGACGCGCTCCAGCGCGCGGCGTCGGGCTTCGGCTGGCTCGCGGCTTCGGCGCTGCTCGCGGACAAGAGCGCGGCCCAATCCGCAATTCGCGGTCCGCAAGCCGCAATTCCCGCCAACCCGCTCGCCGCGCGGCCGCCGCAATTCCCGGTGCGCGCCCGGCGCGTCATCTTCCTTTTCATGAAGGGCGGGCCGTCGCACGTGGACACATTCGACTACAAGCCGCTGCTCCAGCGTGACGACCGCAAGCCGCTGCCGTTCGCCAAGCCGCGCGTCACGTTCGCCAAGACCGAAAACCTCCTCGCGTCGCCGTGGAAGTTTGAGAAGCGCGGCCAGAGCGGCATCGAGACCAGCGATCTCTTCCCGCACGTCGCGCAGTGCGTGGACGACATGTGCTTCATCAACTCACTCCACGGCACGAACCCGGCGCACGGCGGCGCGTGCCTGAAGCTCCACACGGGCAGCGACAACTTCGTGCGCCCGAGCATGGGCGCGTGGGTCGCCTACGGGCTCGGCACGGAGAACCAGAACCTGCCCGCGTTCATCACCATCTGCCCGACACTCGCGCACGGCGGGCTCAACAACTGGGGCTCGGCGTTCCTGCCCGCGCCGTTCCAGGGCACGCCCATCGGCAACGCGAGCGTGCCGTCCGACCAGGCCGCCGTGCGCTACATGAAGAACGACGCGATGCCGCGCGACCTTCAGCGCGCGCAACTCGACTTCCTCAACGAGATCAACCGCGAGCACCTCCGCCGCTCGGCCGACGCCGCGGCGCTCGAAGGTCGAATCGCATCGTTCGAGCTCGCGTTCCGGATGCAAAACGAAATGCCCGGCGCGCAGGACATTTCCGGCGAAAGCCCGGCGGTGAAGCAACTCTACGGCCTCGACGACCCGGTCACGGCGCCGTTCGGCCGGCAGTGCCTCATGGCGCGGCGGTTTGCGGAGCGCGGCGTCCGGTTCATCCAGGTGTCGCACAGCGACGGCGACGTGCAGTGGGACCAGCACGGCAACTTGCGCAAGGGCCACACGAAAAACGCCGCCGAGGTGGACAAGCCCATTGCCGGGCTGTTGAAGGACTTGAAGTCCCGCGGCCTGCTCGACGACACGCTCGTGATGTGGGGCGGCGAGTTTGGCCGAACGCCGACTTCGCAGGGCACGGCTTATGACGGGCGCGACCACAGTCCGGAAGGATTCACCATGTGGCTCGCCGGCGGCGGCGTGAAGCCCGGCATCCGCCACGGAGCGACGGACGACTACGGCTACTACGCACAGGTGAACAAGGTCCACATCCACGACCTGCACGCGACGCTGCTCGCGCTGCTCGGGCTCGACCACGAACGGCTCACCTTCCGCCACGCCGGCCGCGATTTCCGCCTCACGGACGTGCACGGACACGTCGTGAAAGAAATCTTTGCCTGAGCCCGGACCTTCGCGCAATCTGCGCCGCATGTTCACCGCAGAAAGCCGGCGGCGTGATTTCCCGTCCCTCGGTGGCATGGCCTACCTCAACACCGCGGCGGAGTGCATCCCGCCGGTGTGCGTGCGCGAGGCGCTCGAAACCTACTGGGCTGACAAGTCGCTCGGCATGCGCGGCCGCGAGGCGCACTACGCCACGCTCGAATCGGCGCGGCACGTCGCCGGGAAATTCCTCGGCCTGAGCCCCGGCGAAGTCGGCTTCTGCTCCTCCTCCTCCGAGGCCTACAATCTCCTCGCCACCGCGCTCGACTTGAAGTCCGGCGACGAAGTGGTGGTGAGCGACCTCGACTTCCCGTCGGGCGCGACACCGTGGCTCGCGTCGTCGAGCGGATGCAAGACCCGCCTGTGGCGGTCGCGCGAGGGCGCCCTGCTCGCGGACGACCTCGTGTCGCTGCTCAACGAGCGAACGCGGCTGGTGCAGGTGTCGCTCGTGAGTTTCTACAACGGCTTCCGGCTTGAGTGGGAGCCCTTCCACGGGGCCGTGCGCAGCCTCGCGCCGAACGCCGTGCTCTCCGTCGATCTCACCCAGGCGCTCGGGCGCATCGTGCTCGATTGTCCCGGCGCGGACATCGCCATCGCGAGCAGCTACAAGTGGACGCTCGGCATCCACGGCGGCTGCATCATCGGCGTGCCGCAGGACCGCGCGGGCCGGCTCACCACGCGCGCAGGCGGCTGGTATCACCTCGCGAACGCGTTCGACACGGACCGCTTCGAGCGCGCGGTGCCCAAGCCCGGCGCGGCGAGCTTCATGGTCGGGATGCCGTCCTTCCCGGCCGTTTACGCGCTGAATGCCTCGCTCCACTACCTCGATTCGATCGGCGTCGTCAACGTGGCGCATCACGCCGACCCGCTCGTGCAGCACATGCACAACGGCCTGCGCGAGCTCCGCCTCAAGCCGATGGCGCCGCACAACCCGGCCGCGTCGTCCGGCATCGTCGCCTTCCGCCACCCGCATACGGCCGAAATGCACAAGGCCCTCGAGGCCGCGGACATCCACGTGATGCACCAGGCCGGCCGCATGCGCATCGCGCTGCACGGCTACAACACCCACGGGGACGTGCGGCGCTGCCTCGACGTCCTCGCGCGCGAATTGGACAAGTCGCCCTGAACCCGCAACCCGCCCCGACATGAATTCCCATCCCGTGAGCCGCCGACTCGCCGCGCTCTTCCTCCTCCTCGCGCCCGCCTTCACGCCGTCCCTCAATGCCGCGCCCGCGCCGCCGCTCAACTTCATCTTCATCCTCATCGACGACTTCGGGTGGACGGACCTCGGCTGCTACGGCAGCAAGTTTTATCAGACGCCGAACCTCGACCGGCTCGCGGCCGAGGGCATGCGTTTCACCGACGCGTATTCCGCGTGCCCGGTGTGCTCGCCGACGCGCGCGGCGATCATGACCGGCAAGTATCCCGCGCGCCTGCAGATCACCGACTGGCTGCCCGGCCGCTCCGACCGCCCGACGCAGAAGTTGCTGCGCCCCGTCATCAAGCAGCAGTTGCCCCTCAGCGAGACGAGCCTCGCCTATGCCCTCAAGCCGCCCGGCTACACAAGCGCGAGCATCGGCAAGTGGCATCTCGGCGGCGCGGGCTTTTCGCCGCGGGCGCACGGCTTCGACGTGAACATCGCGGGCGACCACACCGGCACGCCGATGAGCTACTTCGCGCCGTTTCGGAACAACACCGGCCAGATGCCCGGCCTCGGCACCGCGCCCGAGGGCGAGTATCTCACCGACCGCCTCACGGCCGAGGCGGAGAAGTTCATCACCGCGAACACCAACCGGCCGTTCTTCCTCTACCTGCCGCACTTCACGGTGCACATCCCGCTGCGCGCGAAGGAGGCGCTCGTTGCGAAGCACGCCGCGCGCACGCCGCCCGTGGGCTCCACGCACACCAACGCCATCTACGCCGCGATGATCGAGAGCATGGACGACAGCGTCGGCCGCATCCTCAAGAAACTCGACGACCTCAAGCTCGCCGACCGCACGGTGATCTTCTTCACCGCGGACAACGGCGGGCTCGCGGTGAAGGAAGGGCCGAACACGCCGAGCACCTCAAACGCCCCACTGCGCGAGGGCAAGGGCTACCTCTACGAAGGCGGCATCCGCGTGCCCCTCATCGTCCGCTGGCCCGGCGTGGTGAAGCCCGGCGCCGTGAACGCCACGCCCGTGAGCAGCATTGATTACTTCCCAACCTTGCTCGAACTCGCGGGCGGCAAGGCCGACGCGTCGCGTCCGGTGGACGGCACATCACTCGTCCCCGTGCTGAAAGGCGGCGAACTCAAGCCGCGCCCGCTCTTCTGGCACTATCCGCACTACGCGAACCAGGGCGGCAGACCCGGCGGCGTGGTGCGCGAGGGCGATTACAAGCTCATCGAATTCTATGAAGAGGGCCGCTGGGAACTCTACAACTTGAAAGACGACCTCTCCGAGCAAACCAACCTCGCCACCAAGGAACCCGCGAAGGCCGCGCAGCTCGGCCGCAAGCTCGACGACTGGCGCGTCGCCGTGAAAGCCCAGATGATGCTCCCCAACCCGAACTTCTCCGCCGCGGCCGAGTCCGCCCCAAAGAAGGAAGCCACGCTCGTGCGGCAGGATGCGGACGGCACGGTGCTGCTTCACTCGCGCGACGCCACCGTCCACGGCGCAACGCTGCGCTACGAGCCGCAGACGAACAAAATCACGCTCGGCTTCTGGACCAAGAAGGAAGACTGGGCGAGCTGGGACTTCCAAATCGTGAAAGCCGGGCGGTTCGAGGTGGAAATCCTGCAAGGCTGCGGCAAAGGAAGCGGCGGCGCGGAGGTGGACTTCCTCGTCGCGAACCAAAAGCTCAAGCACACGGTGGTGGACACGGGGCACTTCCAGAACTTCCAGCCCTACAAGCTCGGCACCGTGGAGATCACGGTGCCCGGCCGCTACGAACTCGCCGTCAAGCCGCAGACCAAGCCCGGCGTGGCGGTGATGGATTTGCGGCAGGTCACGCTCAAGCCCGCGAAGTGACGGGAGACGCCGGGACACGGGGAGACAGCGTCCGCGTCGCCGCGTCGCCGCGTCGCCGCGTCACTTCCCCTTCTCCGCCCGTATCTGCCGTCGCGCGAGGTAGGACTTCAGAAAGGTGTCTTCCGGCGCTTCCTGCCACGCCGTGAACCAGAGGTCGCCGAGCAGTTGCGCGCCCGCGGCGAGCTGTTTGTGAAGGAAGGGCTTGCCCTGCAGCCCCAATTCGCCGTCACCGGAGAGCTTGCCGTCCTTCTCCATCTGGTAGAGCGGCTCGACGAGCTTGAACTGGTCCTCGACGAACTTCATCGCCTCGGGAAAGACGTTCTCGCGCTTCTTCGCGCCGGGGTCGAGCCACACGCGACGCGCCGGGCGCATCTCGGCGTTGAGCATGGCCTGGTCGATGCCGACCTTGCCGAGATAGCCGCCGTCAATCCACGCGTGGAACGAGGTGCGCGTGGTGTAGCCCTT carries:
- a CDS encoding aminotransferase class V-fold PLP-dependent enzyme; translated protein: MFTAESRRRDFPSLGGMAYLNTAAECIPPVCVREALETYWADKSLGMRGREAHYATLESARHVAGKFLGLSPGEVGFCSSSSEAYNLLATALDLKSGDEVVVSDLDFPSGATPWLASSSGCKTRLWRSREGALLADDLVSLLNERTRLVQVSLVSFYNGFRLEWEPFHGAVRSLAPNAVLSVDLTQALGRIVLDCPGADIAIASSYKWTLGIHGGCIIGVPQDRAGRLTTRAGGWYHLANAFDTDRFERAVPKPGAASFMVGMPSFPAVYALNASLHYLDSIGVVNVAHHADPLVQHMHNGLRELRLKPMAPHNPAASSGIVAFRHPHTAEMHKALEAADIHVMHQAGRMRIALHGYNTHGDVRRCLDVLARELDKSP
- a CDS encoding DUF1501 domain-containing protein codes for the protein MKPRPVASLSRRDALQRAASGFGWLAASALLADKSAAQSAIRGPQAAIPANPLAARPPQFPVRARRVIFLFMKGGPSHVDTFDYKPLLQRDDRKPLPFAKPRVTFAKTENLLASPWKFEKRGQSGIETSDLFPHVAQCVDDMCFINSLHGTNPAHGGACLKLHTGSDNFVRPSMGAWVAYGLGTENQNLPAFITICPTLAHGGLNNWGSAFLPAPFQGTPIGNASVPSDQAAVRYMKNDAMPRDLQRAQLDFLNEINREHLRRSADAAALEGRIASFELAFRMQNEMPGAQDISGESPAVKQLYGLDDPVTAPFGRQCLMARRFAERGVRFIQVSHSDGDVQWDQHGNLRKGHTKNAAEVDKPIAGLLKDLKSRGLLDDTLVMWGGEFGRTPTSQGTAYDGRDHSPEGFTMWLAGGGVKPGIRHGATDDYGYYAQVNKVHIHDLHATLLALLGLDHERLTFRHAGRDFRLTDVHGHVVKEIFA
- a CDS encoding DUF4976 domain-containing protein, coding for MNSHPVSRRLAALFLLLAPAFTPSLNAAPAPPLNFIFILIDDFGWTDLGCYGSKFYQTPNLDRLAAEGMRFTDAYSACPVCSPTRAAIMTGKYPARLQITDWLPGRSDRPTQKLLRPVIKQQLPLSETSLAYALKPPGYTSASIGKWHLGGAGFSPRAHGFDVNIAGDHTGTPMSYFAPFRNNTGQMPGLGTAPEGEYLTDRLTAEAEKFITANTNRPFFLYLPHFTVHIPLRAKEALVAKHAARTPPVGSTHTNAIYAAMIESMDDSVGRILKKLDDLKLADRTVIFFTADNGGLAVKEGPNTPSTSNAPLREGKGYLYEGGIRVPLIVRWPGVVKPGAVNATPVSSIDYFPTLLELAGGKADASRPVDGTSLVPVLKGGELKPRPLFWHYPHYANQGGRPGGVVREGDYKLIEFYEEGRWELYNLKDDLSEQTNLATKEPAKAAQLGRKLDDWRVAVKAQMMLPNPNFSAAAESAPKKEATLVRQDADGTVLLHSRDATVHGATLRYEPQTNKITLGFWTKKEDWASWDFQIVKAGRFEVEILQGCGKGSGGAEVDFLVANQKLKHTVVDTGHFQNFQPYKLGTVEITVPGRYELAVKPQTKPGVAVMDLRQVTLKPAK
- a CDS encoding DUF1553 domain-containing protein; amino-acid sequence: MRSAVIDSPNHARRSRTGPASALLASALLAASPAAAQDYEFFEKRIRPILVEHCYDCHSEASKKAKGGLRLDTREALLKGGDSGPALVPGEPDKSKLVLGVRYADSEFQMPPKSKLSDALIKDLEAWVRMGAPDPRTAAASATAPRPIDIAAGRKFWAFQPPKDPPVPRVRNSSWAKSSLDKFILAKLEEHGAKPSLPADRRVLLRRATFDLTGLPPTPQEMDDFLADKSADAFSKVVERLLESPHYGERWGRHWLDVARYADSNGLDENVAHGNAWRYRDYVVNAFNRDKPYDQFLVEQIAGDLLPPTASTTIRHERLTALGFLAMGPKLLAEPDKVKLEMDLIDEQIDTLGRAVTAMTLGCARCHDHKFDPLPTDDYYALTAIFKSTRTMDDLKTIAKWHEPLVALPADFAAKEAHEKLIAAQKLAVTNAVAEANKALLASLNTNALPPQPESRYPTNTTAALTKLRDELARLEKSAPELPSTMGVTEATNILKAFPVFIRGNPLTPGREVPRRFPQVMSAREEKLGDQQSGRLELARWLASAEHPLTARVMVNRIWRWHFGTGIVASTDNFGQLGERPVNQPLLDWLAHRFIESGWSVKQLHRLILLSATYQQSSGGATSAHADGRLLSLFPPRRLEAEEIRDALLAVSGLLDRTMGGKTIPQKNREFVFNHTSKDETGYQSLRRSLYLPVIRNNVYPVFDLFDFPDPAQQTGNRATTTVPSQALFFMNSDLMQQASAKLASGLLADGSFDDARRVARLYSLAYGRAPSGLELGKSLVFLDRAASLVEDRQPDAAQRHAQAWTALCQAVLSANEFVYLN